A single genomic interval of Spinacia oleracea cultivar Varoflay chromosome 6, BTI_SOV_V1, whole genome shotgun sequence harbors:
- the LOC110795465 gene encoding homeobox-leucine zipper protein HAT4 isoform X1 yields the protein MMVAGKEDLGLSLSLGSSNNTSNIASTSGNNNNNNHNLLTPNINQNNNIGFFMNHNNINRVHPHQPHQTTSSNASPLQLNLMMMPSLACPSPSPLLQKLPWNRSTDSFPPSSDRNSDSSRSFLRGIDVNRPAGGDEEDAGVSSPNSTVSTVSGKRSSGERDSTTTAGAGDEIEVERASSRGLSDGDDDDGGENSRKKLRLTKDQSAILEESFKEHNTLNPLSSQKQKLALAKRLGLRPRQVEVWFQNRRARTKLKQTEVDCEFLKRCCEQLTEENRRLQKEVQELRALKLSPQFYMQMTPPTTLTMCPSCERVAVPTSATTSTTPAQPHPQPQIPDPRPNPSAHHHRTMPVNPWAAAPVPIRSFEALRPRS from the exons ATGATGGTAGCTGGGAAAGAAGATTTGGGTTTAAGCTTGAGTTTAGGATCTTCTAACAATACTAGCAATATTGCTAGTACTAGtggaaacaacaacaacaacaaccataaTCTTCTCACCCCCAAtattaatcaaaataataatattgggTTTTTCATGAatcataataatattaatcgAGTTCATCCTCATCAGCCGCATCAAACGACGTCGTCCAACGCTTCTCCTCTACAGCTTAATCTCATGATGATGCCTTCCTTAGCttgtccttctccttctcctcttCTCCAGAAGCTTCCTTGGAATCGCAGCACCGACTCCTTCCCTCCCTCTTCCG ATCGAAACTCGGACTCGAGCCGCTCGTTTCTCCGAGGAATTGACGTAAACAGACCGGCCGGCGGTGACGAAGAGGACGCCGGAGTTTCATCCCCGAACAGCACCGTTTCAACGGTGAGCGGGAAGAGAAGCTCCGGTGAACGAGACTCAACTACAACCGCCGGCGCCGGAGATGAAATCGAAGTGGAAAGAGCTTCTTCTCGTGGATTAAGCGATGGCGATGACGATGACGGCGGCGAAAACTCAAGGAAGAAACTCCGGTTAACAAAAGACCAATCCGCCATCTTAGAAGAAAGCTTCAAAGAACACAACACCCTCAACCCC CTTTCTTCACAGAAGCAAAAGCTGGCTTTGGCAAAACGTCTTGGTCTCCGTCCACGTCAGGTGGAGGTCTGGTTCCAGAACCGTAGAGCAAG gACAAAGCTGAAGCAAACAGAAGTAGATTGTGAGTTTTTGAAGAGATGTTGTGAGCAATTAACAGAAGAAAACAGGAGGCTGCAAAAGGAAGTGCAAGAATTAAGAGCGTTAAAATTGTCCCCACAATTTTACATGCAAATGACCCCACCAACTACCCTCACCATGTGCCCTTCTTGTGAGCGTGTGGCGGTCCCAACCTCCGCCACCACATCAACCACACCTGCTCAGCCACATCCACAACCACAAATCCCTGATCCAAGGCCCAATCCGTCGGCCCACCATCACAGGACCATGCCCGTTAACCCATGGGCAGCTGCCCCGGTCCCGATCCGGTCCTTCGAAGCGCTACGTCCTCGGTCGTGA
- the LOC110795465 gene encoding homeobox-leucine zipper protein HAT4 isoform X2 — MIELLHPSPPFYFPSFYITPISSSPFLPIISHSHLSLSLSSSHFDSLQFFWVLVWFCNNLKNKMMVAGKEDLGLSLSLGSSNNTSNIASTSGNNNNNNHNLLTPNINQNNNIGFFMNHNNINRVHPHQPHQTTSSNASPLQLNLMMMPSLACPSPSPLLQKLPWNRSTDSFPPSSDRNSDSSRSFLRGIDVNRPAGGDEEDAGVSSPNSTVSTVSGKRSSGERDSTTTAGAGDEIEVERASSRGLSDGDDDDGGENSRKKLRLTKDQSAILEESFKEHNTLNPKQKLALAKRLGLRPRQVEVWFQNRRARTKLKQTEVDCEFLKRCCEQLTEENRRLQKEVQELRALKLSPQFYMQMTPPTTLTMCPSCERVAVPTSATTSTTPAQPHPQPQIPDPRPNPSAHHHRTMPVNPWAAAPVPIRSFEALRPRS, encoded by the exons ATGATTGAACTGTTACACCCCTCACCCCCCTTTTATTTCCCTTCTTTCTATATAACCCCCATTTCCTCTTCTCCCTTCCTCCCCATCATTTCCCACTCACatctctcactttctctctcctcttctcaTTTTGACTCTCTGcaatttttctgggttttggTTTGGTTTTGTAATAATCTCAAGAACAAGATGATGGTAGCTGGGAAAGAAGATTTGGGTTTAAGCTTGAGTTTAGGATCTTCTAACAATACTAGCAATATTGCTAGTACTAGtggaaacaacaacaacaacaaccataaTCTTCTCACCCCCAAtattaatcaaaataataatattgggTTTTTCATGAatcataataatattaatcgAGTTCATCCTCATCAGCCGCATCAAACGACGTCGTCCAACGCTTCTCCTCTACAGCTTAATCTCATGATGATGCCTTCCTTAGCttgtccttctccttctcctcttCTCCAGAAGCTTCCTTGGAATCGCAGCACCGACTCCTTCCCTCCCTCTTCCG ATCGAAACTCGGACTCGAGCCGCTCGTTTCTCCGAGGAATTGACGTAAACAGACCGGCCGGCGGTGACGAAGAGGACGCCGGAGTTTCATCCCCGAACAGCACCGTTTCAACGGTGAGCGGGAAGAGAAGCTCCGGTGAACGAGACTCAACTACAACCGCCGGCGCCGGAGATGAAATCGAAGTGGAAAGAGCTTCTTCTCGTGGATTAAGCGATGGCGATGACGATGACGGCGGCGAAAACTCAAGGAAGAAACTCCGGTTAACAAAAGACCAATCCGCCATCTTAGAAGAAAGCTTCAAAGAACACAACACCCTCAACCCC AAGCAAAAGCTGGCTTTGGCAAAACGTCTTGGTCTCCGTCCACGTCAGGTGGAGGTCTGGTTCCAGAACCGTAGAGCAAG gACAAAGCTGAAGCAAACAGAAGTAGATTGTGAGTTTTTGAAGAGATGTTGTGAGCAATTAACAGAAGAAAACAGGAGGCTGCAAAAGGAAGTGCAAGAATTAAGAGCGTTAAAATTGTCCCCACAATTTTACATGCAAATGACCCCACCAACTACCCTCACCATGTGCCCTTCTTGTGAGCGTGTGGCGGTCCCAACCTCCGCCACCACATCAACCACACCTGCTCAGCCACATCCACAACCACAAATCCCTGATCCAAGGCCCAATCCGTCGGCCCACCATCACAGGACCATGCCCGTTAACCCATGGGCAGCTGCCCCGGTCCCGATCCGGTCCTTCGAAGCGCTACGTCCTCGGTCGTGA